Part of the Aggregatilinea lenta genome, CGGCTGTTCCCCGTCGAAGCCCGCGCCATCCTCCAGCTGCTGCCTTCCGGCATCTGCCTGCCGGTCGACGTCAGGAGTCCGCTCGTGCTGGGCCGCGAAGACGGCGGCAGCACCGACGAGATTCTCGACCTGACCGAGTTCAATGCGGTCAAGCACGGCGTCTCGCGCCGCCACGTGCTGCTCCAGCGCGATGGCAGCCGCCTGCTGGTCAGCGACCTGGGCAGCACCAACGGCACGCACCTCAACGGATCGCTCATTTTGCCCAACCAGGAACACATCATCGCCCACGGCGA contains:
- a CDS encoding FHA domain-containing protein, which produces MPVPTDPLKEQQIRCNRCGNYAPPSAIRCPHCGEALLTLITPVTVPVLRRPLTMPGDNTAYRLFPVEARAILQLLPSGICLPVDVRSPLVLGREDGGSTDEILDLTEFNAVKHGVSRRHVLLQRDGSRLLVSDLGSTNGTHLNGSLILPNQEHIIAHGDKLILGTLHLLISFSTFESELGDSTR